The Candidatus Nitrosopumilus sp. SW genomic sequence AAGACCTAGTTCTTCTTTCATCATTGTATCAACCCATACCTTTCTTCTAGAAGTAATAATTCGAACAATCTCTTCTAACAATTCATCTTTGAAACCTTTTTTTCTGTAAATATCACGAATTTCCTCTTTTTCTTGTTCTTCTAAATTATCTATTTCCCATTCTTCTTGTTTTCTTTTCATTTGAATAAACTCATTTCTTGCTTTTGAGGCTTGATAATTTGCAATACCCATGGAAAAACCATCTGCAAAAAGATTGGCAAATCCCAAAATCAAAATTATTCCAGGAGATAAACCTGCACCAACGACACTTGCAACTATAGCAAAAGTTGTAACTGCACCATCTATAGAACCATAAATAAAATCATCAAAATGCCATTTCATATTATGATGCTAGTGCTTTTGTTACATCACTCTTACTAATTATTCCTGCAATGCTATTATTTCCATCAAGAACAACTAATCCACTCACATCATTTTCTAATAAAACATTACAAGCTTCTGCCAAGTCTTCATTAAATTTGATTGTGATTAATCCTTTAGTCATTACATCTCTAGCCAATGAAATATCTCCAAATCCTTCTTCTGAGAGAAATCCACGCCTAACATTGTCAAAATTTGTTCCTGAAAAATCATCCTCACTACCCAATTCAAGTGATATTCTGAACAGATCTCTGAATGAAATTATTCCCACAGGCTCTTCTTCCTGATTTTTTACAATTATTCTTGAAATTTTTCTCTCTAACATCTTTCTTACAACTTTATACAATGGTGCAGCTGTATGTGTGGATTCATAATCATGAGTCATAAAATCAACCACCTTGTTTTTCTCTGGTAGTCTTCTTGCAAAATATTTAACAAGATCACTTTTTGTGATGATTGCTTTTACTTCTTGTTCCTCTCCTATGGCCAATGAACTAATCCCTTTTTCAATCATAATCTTTGCAGCATTTTTGGGAGTTACTTCTTGCTCAACAAATTCAATCGGTTTCATAATATCTGTAATGGGTATTTCTTCTAATCCCCTTTTTGTGGTCTCTGAGAACAAAAAAAGTCCTATGTCTTTTTCAGTAATTATGCCAATATGTTTTCCGCCATCGTTTACAATTAACCTACTAATCTTTGTATTGAGAAGCATTTTGATAGCATCTGAAATTGTAGAATTTTTAATAATGGTAATAGGTTTGTTTGAAATTTCAATAATTGTCAATCTTTACTCTACAAGATTTTTTGTATAAAAACTCCAGATATAATTTTCAATTTTGATTGTAATTTAGTCTCAACATTGGAAATGCTGATTATTCTTATATTATATGGTTAAAAAATTGGGATATGGCAAAATTCAGAAAAATTCTTGTTCCACTTGATGGCTCTGCAAATTCTACACGTGGTTTGGATAGAGCAATAGAAATTGCAAAAGGTAGTGGTGCTGAAATTACCGGCTTTTACGTATTTCACTTACCTATTGCAGCTGGAATAAAATACACACAAAAAATGAAAGACGAGGCTCAAAAAAAGGCTGTTAAAGCTATTGGTCCTGCTATGAAGAAAGCACAAAATGCTGGTGCAAAATTCAAGTATCAAACAAGCGGTGGTCATACTGGCTCCGAGATTGTCAAATATGCAAAAAAAGGAAAATTTGACATGATTGTGATTGGTGCAAGGGGTATAGGTGGAGCAAAAGAAGCATTTCTTGGAAGTACATCCAATTATGTTATGCACAAAACAAACATTCCAGTACTCATTGTAAAATAAACATCTTTTACAATTTTTATTTTAAATTACTAATATTCTATAAATGTAATAAACTACAAGTATAGTGAGTTCTGCAAATATGCGGGGGAACTGAAACATGGTTGAAAGTAATTATGATATCTTGGGAATCGTTGAAGGAACTACTGAAAAAGAAATTCGTGATGCATTCAGAAGATTAGCACTTCAATATCACGCTGATCGTGGTGGAGAAAATGAACAATTCATAAAAATTAAACAAGCATATGAAGATCTAAAAATTGGAAAAAAATATCCTGAAACAGATATTGAAAAACTAAAAAACTCAAGAGTTTATTCTGATGAATCTGAATCTGATGTAAGAAGAAAAAATCAGATTCTTGGTCAACAATTATCTAAAGAGATGAAAACAGCTGAAGAATGGGCAGCAGCACATAACAGATCAAATTCAACTGGAACAAGACTATTTGGTTCAAAGACTCTGGGTGAAATGGAATTTGAAAGAAAAGCTAATGGTGCTTTATCTATTAAAGGAAATTTTATGGCAGGAAATCTAACTTATGATGGTCCTATTACAATGCAAGGAAGCATTACTAGTCCCTCCTGGACTCAAGAATTTCAAACAAACATTCATCTAACAAAAGGTGATTTCAAATTCCTTGATCCTATAGAAAACAAGTATAAAATTGAAAATGGAGCCAAAATCACTGTAGATAATGGCAATATAATAGTAGGAAATATTTTTGGAAGAAAATTTAGAGTTGAAGATCCTAATGGCAAAGTTGGTGTCTATAAAATCCTAGAACATAGAACTCAAGTTTCTGCTCCAAATGGAAAAATTGTTGCTGAAAATGCAGTTAACACTGTATCACTAAACGCTGATACAATTATTGTTTTAAATGTAGAAGATGATGTTATAATTTCTGCACGTGAGGTCTTATTTTATGGCAGTAAATTTACGTATGATTCTATCATCAAATTAAAAGAAGGTGGTTCTATCCGGTTCTTTGAAAATTTTTCAATTCAAGGATTAAGTGGTGATGCAAAAATTGAGTTAGAAAATGGCAAAAAAATTAGATTATTTGATCTTAAAACAAAAAAAATCAAAGATTTAGCTGATGAATTTGTTCCCCACAAAGAAAATTATGCAAACGATGCAACAATGGTTGGCCATGGATTTACAATTACTTATGAAATGCTTAACAATCTTTCAAAAAAGCCAACAAAAAAGCAAAAATCAAGTTGGGCATCCAGATTTGGCTTCTCTAAGAACTAATTAGATCAAAACATCATTAAGATTTATTCGGATTTTGTTCCAAAACTATCAAGTCCTTTTCTTCTAACTTCGAAAATATTGTAACCGTATTTTTGTTTTAATTCAATTATACATAATTCGGAAAATTCGTATTCTGAGAAATCTTTGAAAATATTATGTATGTTTTCACCAACCACCAAACTGTTTTTTGGACAAAGTGAATTTATTTTGAAACACCGATTTACTGTTGGACCAAAGACATCACTAATTTTTGAAGTAGTACTTTCAGCTACTTTTACAGGACCGTATGTTAAACTGATTTTATAATCTAATCTAGGCATATTTTCTTTTTCAAGTTCTTCTTGTAGTTTTCCATGTGATTCAACCATACACAAACAACATTCTAAAATATTTTTCATTTTTTTATCATTAGTTGGATCCACATTTGCGAATCTAAACATTAATGCATCTCCAATATTTTTTATAACCTCTCCTTTGTGGTTAAGAACAATCTTTGCCATAAAATTCAAAAATATTTCGTATAGTTTGCTGATATCTTTATCAGATACTTTTGATGATATTCTAGTTGAATCTGCCATGTCAATTACTCCTACACAATCATTTTCTTCACGCTGAGAGAATTTTAACACCATATCTCCTTCAAGCTGTTTGATGACTTCCTCCTTTTCTTTAATCTCAATTAATGATTCTTGTAATTTTTGTGCCATTGAATCAAACGCATGAGATAATTCTGCAATCTCATCTCTTGTTTTGATATTAGTTCTGACATCAAAATTTCCTTCTGCAATTTTATTTGCAGCTTTTTTGAGTGCACGTAATGGATGTGATAATGATTCAGCAGCAAAAAATGCAACTAATCCCATTGCCATCGTTATGAGTAAACTAGTAAGGATAATTCTAGTTTGCAAAACTTTGATTGGTTCAACCAATTCTTTTTCATCCATCTCTGCCAGTAAAACTATTCCAAATTCTGGCATACAGTAAGATGATCCATATATTGAAACTCCTCTGTAATCAGGATAAATTCCAACATACTCCATATTATTGATAAAACATTCTTGAACACCGACTGTGTCTACTATTTGTTCAAATACTGCATTTTCAAAGAATCTGGATTCAGTTAACATTAGATAGTCTCTATTAACAATATAGACTTCACCCGTTTCACCAAGTCCACTTCTATTAAGTAAAATATTATCAATTGCAGAAGTTCTCATTCTAGAAATGATAACTCCAATTGGCTCATCTCCAATTTTACTATCTACAGCATAAACAGGAGATACAACAATCATTTTTTTACCTGTTCCTGAACGTTCAAAATCAACAAAAGATCCCTTTAATCCTCTTTGAAAGTACTCATTTTTAGAATAATCTTCATTAGATATTCCTACTAATGAAAAAAACACATTTCCGTTATTACCAATTATTTTAGTATCCTCAAATCCAATTGAAAATCCAACAAGTTCTTGAAATGCCTGTACTTGAATTAGAAAATCTCTACGCTTTTCTTCTTTCATAGATTTTAATTCTAATCCTGAAATCCCATCCATTTCTGAAACCAACAATCGAATCATCGGATCATTTGCAAGAATTTTATTTTGTTCAATTCTTGATTCAAAAAGTAATCTTAATGATTCTCCTCTAATGTCGGATTCACCATGTAATAATTCTCCTCCTCTTTCTTTCAGAGTTTCAGAGGAATAATCTATACTCATGTAAGATGTAATTCCTAAAGCAGTCATTGTTACAAGCATGACAAGCAAAACAAGTTTTTTACCTAGATTTATTGAGACTGGCATTTTTGTTCTATGTTTATTTTATGTAAATATCAAGGCTTCTAGTATTTTTGGGTATATTACGCTTACAAAAAATCTTCAAGTTGATATTACTATTATTTGTGAAAATAAGGGATTCATTTAATTACAAAATTTGTATTTTTAATAATGTGAAATTTCTAGTATTATTTTCGGTTCTTGTTATTTTAGGCTCTATATCTTTTGTTTATGGAGAAGAATACATTGTTGACATTCCATTTGGAGCATATAATCCTGAACTAAATACACCTGCTGAGGTTTGGTATGATCCTCCTTTGATTAATGTGGTTGTTGGAGATACAATAACTTGGTATAATGATGACAGAGAGGCTCATACTGTAACTAGTGGTGATGGTCCAGGACGTTTTGGTTGGATGGATAACAGAGATTTTGGAACACCTGATGGAATTTTTGATAGTGGTAGATTTATGCCTGGAGAATCTTGGTCATATCAATTTGAGGAATCAGGCAGATTTTCATATTTTTGTACAATTCATCCATGGATGGATGGCATGGTAATTGTTGAAGAAGCAATTCCAGATTATCCTCATGATGCAACAGGAAAAGAAATCCAATTTCCTTTATTGCAATACACTCCAGATGGAACAATTGAAGTTAATTTAGCGTGGGATCCTCCAGTCATTAAAACTCACGAAAAAATTCAATTTGTATATCAATTCTATGATCCACAAACAAATTCTAATCTGGCAGAAATGAAATACAACTTTGTAATTTTCCAAAACGGACAAGAAATTTTTCGAGATGAAGGACTAAGTCAAATAGGTGGAGATTATAGAAATTATGTCTTTACAAATTCTGGTTCAATTATTGTTCGAATTGAAGGAATCCAAACTCCCTCTCTTTTAGCTGAAGAAAGTGTTACTGTATTTGGAGAAGTACAAAGTAAAGAACAAAGATCAGTTGATTTTACTACTGCAGTTTATGACAATCCGGAGAAAACATCTCATGAAACATATCATATTAAACCTGCACAAAGATTAACTACCTATTACGAGTTAATGATTTTCATTATTCTTGTTCCAGCTGTAATGTTTATTGTTGCATTACTTTGGTTAAAGAGGAAACCAGATACACCAAAAACCAAGCCTGGGGCTGTTAAAATATAAAATAAGAAAAAGAAATTAAAAGTTGAACTAATCTAATCGATTAATTCGGTCCAACCTTTTACGAAGACTGAATCTTTGTGGAGTGGAACTGGTTGTCCAACAGTAAAGTCCATTGGTCTCATCCAAAAGATTGCTTTTGTTGGGCATACACCGATGCATGCACCATCAGAAATACATCTTTCTGGGTAAAAGACAAATGCTTTACCTCTCTTCCAGCCTTCAACTGGTTTTACTCTAAGGACATCTGGACCAAGTGTTGTACAGATTTCTACACATAGTGCACATCCGATACACATTTGTTCGCTTATGTCTGGAATAATTCCTACTGGCATAACAAAATAAAATCTTGATTTGGCATTAATATAATTTGCCTAAAAATATCGTGTTATAACGGCGTTTGAAATTTTATAACGGCGTTTGAATTTTTGATCGCATTTTAGGTTAGATTTGTGATTGAATCTTGAAAACCTTTGAATCTTCATCTATGGAGCGAATAACTAAATCGTTTTCTATTTTCTTTAGAATGTACACTCCTGTTTTTGTAGATTTTATGATTTGTTTG encodes the following:
- a CDS encoding VIT1/CCC1 transporter family protein, whose protein sequence is MKWHFDDFIYGSIDGAVTTFAIVASVVGAGLSPGIILILGFANLFADGFSMGIANYQASKARNEFIQMKRKQEEWEIDNLEEQEKEEIRDIYRKKGFKDELLEEIVRIITSRRKVWVDTMMKEELGLDEEGKSPIDGAVSTFVGFNLIGIIPLIPFMIFMMIGIDPNSEAFTYSTISVSIAFFLVGVIKGKIVKRSKLRSGINTLIIGGGAAIVAYFVGYGLNVLIN
- a CDS encoding CBS domain-containing protein, with product MTIIEISNKPITIIKNSTISDAIKMLLNTKISRLIVNDGGKHIGIITEKDIGLFLFSETTKRGLEEIPITDIMKPIEFVEQEVTPKNAAKIMIEKGISSLAIGEEQEVKAIITKSDLVKYFARRLPEKNKVVDFMTHDYESTHTAAPLYKVVRKMLERKISRIIVKNQEEEPVGIISFRDLFRISLELGSEDDFSGTNFDNVRRGFLSEEGFGDISLARDVMTKGLITIKFNEDLAEACNVLLENDVSGLVVLDGNNSIAGIISKSDVTKALAS
- a CDS encoding universal stress protein — protein: MAKFRKILVPLDGSANSTRGLDRAIEIAKGSGAEITGFYVFHLPIAAGIKYTQKMKDEAQKKAVKAIGPAMKKAQNAGAKFKYQTSGGHTGSEIVKYAKKGKFDMIVIGARGIGGAKEAFLGSTSNYVMHKTNIPVLIVK
- a CDS encoding J domain-containing protein, whose translation is MVESNYDILGIVEGTTEKEIRDAFRRLALQYHADRGGENEQFIKIKQAYEDLKIGKKYPETDIEKLKNSRVYSDESESDVRRKNQILGQQLSKEMKTAEEWAAAHNRSNSTGTRLFGSKTLGEMEFERKANGALSIKGNFMAGNLTYDGPITMQGSITSPSWTQEFQTNIHLTKGDFKFLDPIENKYKIENGAKITVDNGNIIVGNIFGRKFRVEDPNGKVGVYKILEHRTQVSAPNGKIVAENAVNTVSLNADTIIVLNVEDDVIISAREVLFYGSKFTYDSIIKLKEGGSIRFFENFSIQGLSGDAKIELENGKKIRLFDLKTKKIKDLADEFVPHKENYANDATMVGHGFTITYEMLNNLSKKPTKKQKSSWASRFGFSKN
- a CDS encoding cache domain-containing protein, whose product is MPVSINLGKKLVLLVMLVTMTALGITSYMSIDYSSETLKERGGELLHGESDIRGESLRLLFESRIEQNKILANDPMIRLLVSEMDGISGLELKSMKEEKRRDFLIQVQAFQELVGFSIGFEDTKIIGNNGNVFFSLVGISNEDYSKNEYFQRGLKGSFVDFERSGTGKKMIVVSPVYAVDSKIGDEPIGVIISRMRTSAIDNILLNRSGLGETGEVYIVNRDYLMLTESRFFENAVFEQIVDTVGVQECFINNMEYVGIYPDYRGVSIYGSSYCMPEFGIVLLAEMDEKELVEPIKVLQTRIILTSLLITMAMGLVAFFAAESLSHPLRALKKAANKIAEGNFDVRTNIKTRDEIAELSHAFDSMAQKLQESLIEIKEKEEVIKQLEGDMVLKFSQREENDCVGVIDMADSTRISSKVSDKDISKLYEIFLNFMAKIVLNHKGEVIKNIGDALMFRFANVDPTNDKKMKNILECCLCMVESHGKLQEELEKENMPRLDYKISLTYGPVKVAESTTSKISDVFGPTVNRCFKINSLCPKNSLVVGENIHNIFKDFSEYEFSELCIIELKQKYGYNIFEVRRKGLDSFGTKSE
- a CDS encoding plastocyanin/azurin family copper-binding protein, whose protein sequence is MKFLVLFSVLVILGSISFVYGEEYIVDIPFGAYNPELNTPAEVWYDPPLINVVVGDTITWYNDDREAHTVTSGDGPGRFGWMDNRDFGTPDGIFDSGRFMPGESWSYQFEESGRFSYFCTIHPWMDGMVIVEEAIPDYPHDATGKEIQFPLLQYTPDGTIEVNLAWDPPVIKTHEKIQFVYQFYDPQTNSNLAEMKYNFVIFQNGQEIFRDEGLSQIGGDYRNYVFTNSGSIIVRIEGIQTPSLLAEESVTVFGEVQSKEQRSVDFTTAVYDNPEKTSHETYHIKPAQRLTTYYELMIFIILVPAVMFIVALLWLKRKPDTPKTKPGAVKI
- a CDS encoding ATP-binding protein encodes the protein MPVGIIPDISEQMCIGCALCVEICTTLGPDVLRVKPVEGWKRGKAFVFYPERCISDGACIGVCPTKAIFWMRPMDFTVGQPVPLHKDSVFVKGWTELID